The nucleotide sequence GAAGGTTTGTGGAGACATAATTTCTAGGCATTTTTCCTTTCAAGTGGGttcagagttttttttttctttaaacagtTGCCTTTTATGATAGAATTTTATGATATGCTTTGCATTAGTAATGTATTCCAAAGATCAAGCAGTAAATACAAGCATAAGGCACTTCCGCCCGAACTTTTACAATATCTTCTTTACTTCTGGTTATAAAGCCTTTTAAGTGCTATTGTTTACGGATATAAAATTCAAACATATCTGGAATTCCAGACATTGTTAGATGATGACCCCTTTTCATAATCTTTATAACTTTTTCTAGTGGCATACTAATAGATCATGAAGCAATGTTATTTTTAGTTGTGTGATGAGACATGCTCAGGGAAGTGACCAATTTCTTTAGAACAATATCCAACTGATAGTATGCAATAATTTCATCTCAGTGCTGGTTGAATAAACACTGGCCAAAACATTCCTTGCAGGTATCCAGACTCTCCCATCAGTGAAGTTGCCATGAGATTTATGATACTCTGCACCAGTCTGCTCTTTCTCGGCTTCACTCAAGCTATGGAACTTTGGAACTGCAGAAGATAGCCTACTGCTAGGTCTATAATTCAATTGTACAACATTAGGCTTTTGTGGTTTGATGTGGTGACTGGATCTGCCTAGAAGAACATGTTATTTCTTGGGTTCTAAATGATTAAAGCCGCACTTCCAGCTTCAGAAAGATGTTTTCCCTTCATGTTCAAAGTCTATGGATGTGTCAATTGTCGATAACATTATCGATTTAAATCTGCGATCCAGATGAGTAGTTGCTTCTCGATTTGGCCTTTGATTCTTCTTGTAAGATTTCGAATAGTCGCAATCTTTTGATGATTTTAGATTTCGAGTCTCAATCATGCTCGAAATTAGGTTTGTTTTAATTGCTTGCGCATTGATAGATGTGACGATGATGAcgacaagaagaaaaggaagaataaTTAATCAAAGAAGCTGCCCTCCACAACTTTGATGAACTCCTTGAAATCGATCCTCCCGTCGTCGTTCTCGTCGTACGCCGCGATCATCCGTCGGCATGCCTCCAATGCCGCCCCCTCCGGGAAGCCCAGCTTGCAGAGAACACGATGCAGGTCCAGGGGCTCTATGACCCCGTCACCGTCATCGTCGAAGACGGAGAACGCCTCCGCCACTTCCTCCAAGCTCGGCTCCTCCCCCTCGAACACGCCACGCAGCTCCTCGAGCCGCTCACCGTCCGCGCCGCAAGGCATGCCCGTAATGATCTCCATCACCGTCTCCACGTCTTCTCTGGTCAACTCGGGCGCCTCGCTAGCGTCGGCCGAGTCGCCGGGTCTGACACGATCGACGACCCCCGATGCGCACGGCGCTGGGTGCCGGAAGAGGAACCCCATGGATATCTTATTCTTCAGGACGACCCCCATGGAGATGGTCTTGTTGAAGAGGAGCACGACGGGCTCTGTGAGTGCGAGGGAGTGGTAGGGTGCAGTTGGCAATGGTTTCTCCATGGTTTCCAGcgctgaggaggaagaagacgctgCTTCTTGGTCCAACCAATAACATGTATGGCGAATCGATGTGTATTTATGCGTGCAGGTGCGACTGTTTTCCTCTGGCACGTACGCAGCAGAGGCTGTCGACGCGGTGGCTAATCACAGAATCCAACAAAACTGGGCTGTCCTCGACAGCgaggaagagatagagagagagacgtGTCAAAATGTTGATGTCATCAATCAAACGGACGCACACAATACTTACAGACGTTCAATGTTCGGCGAATCTTTTCAGGTTCGTTGAAGAGAGATCCGGATTGGATCATCAGATAGCTGAGATAGATACTGTTCGTTCATGTTCTCAAAGATCACCACTGATACTTAGCTGAGACGAGGACTTCCTCGTAATGTTTGGCGGCGTTGTCCCAGCTCAGGTCCTGTGCCATCCCTCGCGTCTGCAGGCCCTTCCAATTCTCCTTCTGGTTCCTGTAGGTGTTGAGGCAGTTCCCCAGCGCATTGATCAGCTTGTTGGCCTCCGCCCGGTCGAACGTCCACCCGAACCCGCTCTCCCTGAAGGGATCGAACGGGATCACCGTGTCACGAAGCCCGCCGACGGCGTGCACCACCGGGACCGTGCCGTACTTCATGGCGTACAGCTGGTTCAGCCCGCAGGGCTCGAACCGCGATGGCATGAGCAGGACGTCCGCCCCTGCGGTGATCCTGTGCGCCATCTTCACCGAGAACCCCACCCACGCCCTCACCTTGTTGTGGTGCTCCCTGTCGAACTTGCGCAGCATCTCCTCCAGGTCGGCCCGTCCGGTGCCCAGCATCACCAGCTGCGCGTCCTGCCCGACGATCCAAGGCATCGCACCCGCAATGAGGTCGACGCCCTTCTGGTGATCCAGCCGGCCGATGAATCCGATGAGGGGGACGTCCTCGCGGACAGGGAGGCCGAGCTCCTTCTGCAGCGCCGCCTTGCACTGTGGTTTCCCGGCTTGCAGAGTCTCAATGGAATAGTTTCTGTAGCCATCGGATTGCAGGTGAAGATCCAGCTCAGGGTTCCAGTCCACTGTGTCGATCCCGTTGACGATGCCTTGGAACTTCCAGTTGTTCTCGTTTATGATCTCATGGAGTCCCCACCCACCTTCGGATGTTGTGAGCTCCCATGCGTAGCCACGGCTGACGGTGATCACGCGGTCAGCAGTCTTGAGGCCGGCCGCGAAGATGTTGAAGTGGTCACCTCCCATCGGCTCATACATCTTGAAGAGGTCCATGTGTTGATCGGGCAAGTCGACATGGAAGAAGTCCTCAACTGGACCACGCCCCTGGACAAGACACACAGGTAGAATGCAGACGATAAGGATTCCGAACTCGTAGTTTCCTAAGTTGTTTAGAATGATGCCATGAAACTTCTATGTCAGGATCAGATTCAAGCATTCTTCTCAgtagaaaaagagaagagaagatgaatGATTTCATCTTCATTTTGAGCGAAATGATTTTTCTTTGGTGGTGGTAACTCAGAAATCTTTGCAAGTTTGAAATGAAGCAACTTCAACAAAAATGGGGGAGAAAAGAAATTGAAAGTGGACATGTTTTGATTGCTCAAAAAGAGTTTAAGAAGACAAACATTCATTTGATGCAAAAGAGAAGGATGTAAAGAAGGTTTCTAATAAAACAgagtgcttcaaatgtcatgcaaTTATAACAAGGTTTGGGAAAAACCATGATAGACTCATGAAAAATTAAGTACAACATATGATCAATATCTTCGGGTCACACAAAAACAATATGGCCAGGGGCATCATGCAACCTAAACTTCAAGAAATACAATGCAGCTGTAGGAATTCATGCAAGTATAATTGGATCATTGATTCAGTGATGAGAAATAGTCAGAAAGTGTTTGGTTTACTGATAAGGTAAGTGAGAGAACTGCAAACTTGCAGATATCGTCTTGGCAAATTTAACAGTCTTTGAGCAGTTCTGAGGATCTCACAGGCTACCGAACTCAGCAAATTGAACTTCTAAATGAAGAGAGAATTTAAACCTAATAGATGCAGCATAAAATGCGAGAGAGCTAACCTGGTGGGATATGTTGTGGATCACCAAGATGGACCTGGCATacttcatcaagccattgtcgcggTAGCATGCTTTCAGATACACAGGCAGAAGTGATGTGTGCCAATCGTTcgcaatgaaaattaaatttccgTCTCCATAGCATAAGCCGCCACATGGAACATGCCACGGAACCTGCAATTGTATCAGTCTAAACTCGAAACAATGACATATGTTTAACAAGTTGTGAATGAAAAATACAAGGTATATCCACAGAAAAAGGATGCTTACCATAAAACTAAATCTTATTGTTCGAATAGAATTAAGTGTTTGGTTATACACCGACTACAGACTTGCGAAGAAATATAACATgagtggtatgcaaatttatctgCTTCACAACAAAACTGGTTTGCTTATCATGAAAGCCAGAATACTGATAAATCCTAATAGATTATAATTTACAATAACTTTTGATTTTAGAAGAATTATaaggcaaaagaaaaagagaaactagCCAATGGTTAAAATTCAGGGAATTATATGAAACAACATATGCAGATAACAGAAACAATGATAAATTGGATGCAAAGGTAAGGCCGAGAAATCAGGGAGGATAGAGGCAGTAAGAACTAAGTATGCTAGAGTAGCCTTCAGTTATTTGCATCAACCACTCGATTACTCCATCAATTTTCTAAAAAACTTAGATGATTAAACAAAAGTATTATGATTTAATATCTGTTAATTGGCAGAGGAACAACATTGGAGAGTAACTACCATTGTGTGTTTAACGTAAGGTAAATCCTTGCACAAAGTTCCACTGACTCTATCATAATAGAAAAAAAACATAAGGTATCAAAGAAAACCATATATGTCAGTGGCCTTGTTCTTAATTTCCTAAGCCTAATAAATGGAAATGAGTTTAACAACTAGGTCTTTTTTCTAATATAAACTTGGCCTATTAAATAATTTCACCTGCACAGAGATATCTTACATCTTTTAAAACATCGATCAAGAATCAGAAATTGTATGAAACTCCAAAATTTTTAAACAGTAAATTGTTTTGTTAAGGTTCGTTGATACCAAAGTCACAGTCAGTTCTCCATCGACAATTAGTATGCAGAACCATAGAATTAGATGTATGGTATACTGAGTGTAACATACCGATCTGACTGGATACCTCTATACTAGTACTGCCCGGTTACATATCGTATTCAAtccaatttttaatatatatatatatatatatatatatacacactgaaTGTTTTGATACTGTGCTGACCGATACCTACCCCTCTGAACGGGTCCTGCTACTGGTACTGTAATGAAATTTTAGACCTAAGACAACACTGTACAATGCTAATTTCAGTCATAAGACATCTGCATGAACTAGGAAACAACGATACAGAACCAGAAAAAAGAAGTGGGAAAAAGGGTTCGGAATTGGCATTTGCAATTGAGTTAAGCACCTCAAGGACTATCAAGTACTAACTCAAAGCAGCACTGAAGCGGCCACCGACATGACTATATTTTTCACACTAGAAATCATGTTGGAAgtcccttcctgcattaatctTAGACAAATGCTCACTACGAATTTCTAATACTGACATATTCTGTTATGTACATCATGGATAGTTGAATATGTTGTTTAGGACAAAGGAGATACCTCTACAGCTACCTTGCATAACAATACCATCCGTTTCAAGATTTCCTGCATTAATTAGCAAAAGACAATATAAATAACTTGTAGAAGGTCATTTCTGCATTTTCAGTGCACAAAAAAATGAAGTAACAAAAAGTGAATAAACTGGATTGACTAATTTACAGGTGTTAAAAttgcaaaaaacttttaccagccGGTCTCCCCCATAAATGTTGTTCTCTAGATGACGGAAAACTGGACTGTCGATAAATACAAAATCCACAcgatcaatataagcatgaaagtaATTTACTTCCAGATCCTGCATCCCATAATATGACATCAACTGGATAAGTATGTATTTATAGCTAAATCTAAAAACCATGACATGAAACAGCAGATACAGACCTGCCCATCAGCTTTGTAATATTTGCGAACACCTATATCTTTGGATTCAGGATAATTGGCATACCTTGGGGAAACAACCTATAATTTACAAAAGAAAGATTGAACTGGCTATGCAACAGCAATATTAAGGAAGCAACTTTTGGACTAACATTATTCTAGTTTGGTAAACCTGCACATTGTAATTGCAGTTTTATGATTTGAATTGCTATTCCAATTTACCTTTCTGTGGAATAGCTAGAGTCACCACCAACATTAACGTGAGATTTGAGGTTCAAACAGAAATTAATCGACAAAAGGGAAAGGAGAAATACCATAACCCGGTGCCCTCTCCTAGCCAAAGCTTTTGGCAGAGTCCCAGCTACATCTCCAAGCCCTCCtgttgaagttaaaaatgatacatgCCAGTGAATCTTATTTTAATATCATAATAACACTTTATAAACCCAAACAACAGTCATTCACTTCATTACCAATTGTGGAGCATAGACTTGATACAACAAATTTTCAGTACTTGAGAGGTAAGAGTAAAAATACAGCAAAAGATCAATCGGAAAATacgaaaatactaaaaatatcaaTACCTGTCTTTGACCAAGGAGCACATTCCGCGGAAACTACTATTACATTCATGGCATTCGCTCCAGCCAGAGGAGGGGAATCCACATTTTCTACCTCAATATCTGCTTCTGTATCTACACCATCAGATTTTGCTTCCGTATGGTTCTGAGCATTCTCATCTTCAGTACCCCTTTCAGATTCTTGTATAATAAGTGATGATTCGACTGAATCATAAGTAGAATCAAGATCTGCATCTTTTGCTAGTCCATCAGCTTGTAGGATATCACCTTGCTCTTCTGCTTCCTCTGAAGAATTTTCAGTTTTACCGATACATTGAGTCTTAGACATCTTAGATTCAGAAGACTGGACCAAACTGTTAGAAACACTAGTTGAACTTAGGTTCAAATTAATGGTTTTAGCACCTTTAGCAGAAGAATCAGTACTCTGAACTGCTTCAGCAGCTTCACATCCCAAGGATGAGATTATGTTCCTTTTTTCCACAGCCTGAACCAAAATGAGGAAGTCAAGAAGCTGCATATTTAGTACACAGACTATATTCCAAAatgagataaactagtcaaaatttatGCACAAAATGAGGAAAGTCAAGAAGCTGATATTTAGTACACAGACTAGATTCCGAAatgagataaactagtcaaaatctaTGCACTACTTATGATCATTAAGAGTCATACAACTTGATGTTCATATTCTCTGCTCTATCTTTGTTCTATATAATTTCCAtgtacactctctctctctctctctctctctctctcatgattgAAAGCCAAGAGAGGAGGATGAACAGAATGAGAAGAAACAAAGTAAAGAACAGAGAGCCACCTGCTTAATTGAGTCGTGTTGCATCTCCAGAACCTTCATGCTCTTGTCAATCGTGGCCGGAGCTGCACCGACATTGACACCGGCATCATCACCATCGGCCTTCCCCTTCTCCGGCTCAAAATCGCCGCCTTTTCCGGTGGCCCGAAGGCCCctccccttctccaccgccaccaaGATCTCACTTCGTCGGCCCCTCGTCGCGAACCTCACCCGGCACCCACCTCCGCAGGGGAAAATAGCGTTCCCCCTGACAACAGCCGCCACAACCGACGCCCTGCGGCCATCGTCCGGCTTAATCTGGACGCGAACAGGGCTGTTGCCGCCGCCACTGCAAGCCTCGAGACGGAAGGTCTGAGAGCTGAAAGACGCCATCTTTGGAATCGGCGAGTGGCAGTGGGAGGATTTTAAGCGAAGTTACAAGGGAAGCGTGCATGCCCCCCGTGGGTGCAGTTGGGCCCGAGCGAACGTTGTGTGCGGTAGATGTTGTTCGGCAGGCACGTGGGACGGATGGCAGCACGAGGACATCTTGTGAACGAAATGATGTGATTACGACCTTTATTTGGAGTTCTCTTCATCGATCAGCCCTTCTTAATCGTTGATATCGATCGTCATTCTAGAACTTAACGATAgtagatttaatttttttaataattaatattatataaagATATCGTTGATATTTTGATTAACCGAATATGATCTAAACTTATATACATAAGATTATTCGAGGTACCTCCTAGATAAAAACATTAAGTTTCTGAGGTGattgtgtaaacaactttaagccgtggcctcggggccgacgcggctcggttcgggtccggatgacgggggatcTCTCAGGGGGGGTTCCTCGGGACTGCAGAGGTTGCCGGCTCGGGTCAGTTCGGTCGTGGAGGTGGGTCGTCGTTTCCTTCGGGAATGGGCTCCTTGCCAATGCGTCCGGTGAGAGGCGCatcgtcttcgttcctgcacacaggtcgagtcgggatgctcgacccgacccttccgatgatcaagttagtcaGGGGTCGTAGGAGTTTTTCCCGTGTTTGCTGTCGTTTTCCCCCCTTTTTTCCCTCCCCTTTCGTTTAGaacgcaagggtatttataggggagtttagTGTCACCTGACGTGCCTGCTCGCAGGGAGCGGGATCGTACCTTATGATAACGTCTGACATCGCTATTGGCGTGGCATGAGGAATCGAGCCTAAGtgatcgttaatgggcctcggttggcgtttcGGCCCGTGTCGGCCAGGCGCTGTCAGCCCGACAAAGACGTGGGGCGTCAGCTGATGTCacgcaagtcttatcgtaattatcaccctcatcatgctccccccccaaaggaagctatgcgtcaGTTGCCGAAAGGGaggtctgaggcatggcttcggTTTTAAAGAACTATCTCCGTCGGGGGAAGGCCGGTTCGCCGCCCAGGGCATGGGAATCGTGGAGCTTGGCAATTGAGGAAGGTCGGATGTGCCGTAGCGGCGCTGGGTAGTGAGTGGCCGAGGAACCTCAAAGAATGACTCGTAGGTCAAATTGGGCTCGGCCGTAGGGGTGGTAGCCCCCTCGGGCGGGCGGGCTGcgcaggggggggggggggggtccttTGGGCACATGAGAGCCGACTATGCGGGTGTGGTCCGCGAGAGGGACGGGACCGAGAAGCACGACGCAAGCGACTGCAgccgaggagctggactcgggcgagcaggcagcgcaggtgtggtctcgggcggtatgaggccgaggagcacgacgcaggcggctgtggccgaggagctggactcgagcgagcagaccgcgcaggcgtggtctcgggcaacatgaggC is from Musa acuminata AAA Group cultivar baxijiao chromosome BXJ3-8, Cavendish_Baxijiao_AAA, whole genome shotgun sequence and encodes:
- the LOC135644227 gene encoding probable calcium-binding protein CML46, coding for MEKPLPTAPYHSLALTEPVVLLFNKTISMGVVLKNKISMGFLFRHPAPCASGVVDRVRPGDSADASEAPELTREDVETVMEIITGMPCGADGERLEELRGVFEGEEPSLEEVAEAFSVFDDDGDGVIEPLDLHRVLCKLGFPEGAALEACRRMIAAYDENDDGRIDFKEFIKVVEGSFFD
- the LOC135644557 gene encoding soluble starch synthase 2-2, chloroplastic/amyloplastic-like, which codes for MASFSSQTFRLEACSGGGNSPVRVQIKPDDGRRASVVAAVVRGNAIFPCGGGCRVRFATRGRRSEILVAVEKGRGLRATGKGGDFEPEKGKADGDDAGVNVGAAPATIDKSMKVLEMQHDSIKQAVEKRNIISSLGCEAAEAVQSTDSSAKGAKTINLNLSSTSVSNSLVQSSESKMSKTQCIGKTENSSEEAEEQGDILQADGLAKDADLDSTYDSVESSLIIQESERGTEDENAQNHTEAKSDGVDTEADIEVENVDSPPLAGANAMNVIVVSAECAPWSKTGGLGDVAGTLPKALARRGHRVMVVSPRYANYPESKDIGVRKFIQLMSYYGMQDLEVNYFHAYIDRVDFVFIDSPVFRHLENNIYGGDRLEILKRMVLLCKVAVEVPWHVPCGGLCYGDGNLIFIANDWHTSLLPVYLKACYRDNGLMKYARSILVIHNISHQGRGPVEDFFHVDLPDQHMDLFKMYEPMGGDHFNIFAAGLKTADRVITVSRGYAWELTTSEGGWGLHEIINENNWKFQGIVNGIDTVDWNPELDLHLQSDGYRNYSIETLQAGKPQCKAALQKELGLPVREDVPLIGFIGRLDHQKGVDLIAGAMPWIVGQDAQLVMLGTGRADLEEMLRKFDREHHNKVRAWVGFSVKMAHRITAGADVLLMPSRFEPCGLNQLYAMKYGTVPVVHAVGGLRDTVIPFDPFRESGFGWTFDRAEANKLINALGNCLNTYRNQKENWKGLQTRGMAQDLSWDNAAKHYEEVLVSAKYQW